DNA sequence from the Ogataea parapolymorpha DL-1 chromosome II, whole genome shotgun sequence genome:
AGAAATAcctgtccagcagcttAAAAACGAGATAGTGGGCACTGTAAAGAAAATAGTGAATGTGGTTTCGAAAGTGTCTGCAAACTCGCTTCCAGAGCCCGCCCGCTCGAACGTGCGCGAAATGTTGTTAAAACTACCAACCAACTGGGCCATGTCATTGGAGCAGAACATGTCGGAGTCGGAAGATGAGGACTCGGACGACGAAACAAAGACGATATACGAAGATTCACTGGAATACCCGGACCAGAATGCTGAATCGCAAAAACGCAAGTCCAGGTCGCTGGCACAGCAACTGCTGGCCAACTTGTTCAAGTACAGAAATAAAACACAGAAGAACATTGTCCAGCCGAACAACTGGTTCAAGAAATCTATCCGCGACCAGATTCTGAGCGACCGAAATGGCAAGGTGCTAATTCTGGCTCAGGAGTCGCTCGACAtgatcaacaaaattatCAAGTTCTGCAACGAAAACCTCGATAAGGCGGAAACGTGGAATATCTCGAAGCAGACCCAGCAGGCTGCCCATTTAATGAACAAACTACAAAACATCACGTATGTGACGCCTGTGTCGAGCTCCGACGCGGCCTCGAACTCCTCAAATGCGCAAAGGGACTTGCAGGACGGCGACACTATAGTGGTTCGCGAGGATTCTCCATCCAATTTATGATTTTGTACATCTGTACACCACTAACTACATTTGTAAGAAAAATACCCCAAACAAAAAATCTAAGTGTAAAATAATGAAGAGCAACGACTCggttgaaaaagatctGCTGAGGTTCAAGCTTGCCGTTCTGAACTCGCCTGGGTTCACTGCTAAGGACCTAGTGGTTGGCGTGCCGGATGGCGACGCCAGCGTGTTTTCCAACAGGGGCAACAAGCTACTGTATAACTCCGATGGAGTCGACTACACCAATCTGAACTCCTACAGGGACGACCTCAAACTGGTCAAAATAGAGGAAATTGACCCTGAAACTGGTGAGAAACGGCCACGATATGTTATACGACGCAAAGATCAGACCGTGGAGGAGATAATACAACGTGAactggacgacgagtttggcATAGtggacgaagacgatgagTACAAGCAGGACTACGACTCTGTACAAGGACTATTTGATTCCGTGGACGTCGCGGAAATACTAGCGCCGATCACACATCCCACGAACATTGTTGAGCGCAAGACATTAGAGAGGATATATAAGAGCACGCATTTGGAAGATCTCGCCGAGCAGACGATAGAGCTAATAGAAAAGGAGCAAGACAATGTGATCCagctcagcaagctgaTGAGTGTGTTTCTGGGAGATTGTCCGGATGATTTGTTGGCAGACAATTTGAAGCTCCCGAACTACGACCACAACCTTgacctggagaaacagataGCCGGCAGCGATGAGAACGGGTTGAACAGGGACATGGATGCCACGcaagaagaggatgagGATGAGGGCCAGAACGGAAATGGCCAGGCGCAAGATTCCAGAAAGATCAACGAGCATATCAAGGATCCGTTCTTCAAGCTTCCAGAATACAAACGAGACCCGAACTTCGGGATCCGCAAGGCGGAAGACGCAGAGGAGTCTCGGCAATTGATCCAGATAGCGCTTCAGCGGAACGAGGAGTTTATCAGATCGCTAACCACCATTCGCAACGGCTTTATCAGAGCAGACCGcgtgaaaaataatatatataAGTGGAGCAAGGAAATGGCCGAGGAAAATTACGACAAGAGCGAAGAAAGTGAATAGTATATAATACACATTAAGCCAGTTCTAGTACTTGTTTGAAACTGCTAGGGATCGTTAGCTTGCCCCCAAAGAAAGGCACCACTGCCTGTTGCACAATGccgtcaaacagctcgtaGATGAGTCCTTTAAGATCGTCTCCAGTTTGCTTAAAATCAGGGTAAGAATTTACCTCGAGCAGCGATACGTTGAGGTCTTCGTCCACCACAAAATCGATGCCAAATGTCTCGAAGCAGTTTGGCAGAGGCTGGAAATTGATTTTGTCATTCGTGGCAGCTTTAAATAGCTCTCCAACTATTAAATTTATGGACTCCCGGATTTGATTTTGTGAGAATTCTGGAAGCACACTTTTACGAAGCTCCACCACAACAAGCTTGTCTGTGTCGCCTTGCAAGCAAGTGTTGGTAAGATGGCCATCAATATTGTCAAAATCCCTGTGATATGGCTTATCGCTAAATAGCATCAACATTCTCTGGTAAACAAGCACCCGGAGATCACCCACGCAGAGCACGTAAGTACGAATGTGGAACTTCCTGTTTTCGTACACTGGTAGCAGCAATGGGTTGGCAATATATTCCTGGACAATGAAATGGCGCAGCTGGGACGTGATCACGGCGTTTTCGTCTCCATTTTCCTCAGACTCCTCAAACGAGTCGAATATGTATTGCAACTGGTCGATGGTCTGAAAGATCCTGATGCCCTGGCCCTTGTCACTCATGCTTGGTTTCAAAATATACGTTTTAGACAGTGTTTGCTCGTTTTGTTCCAAATCCTGACGCAGCTCGTAGCTTTCGTCTAGAGAGTCGTCCAAAAATTCTGCATAATCTAGCTCCAGCTGGTATGTCTCGGGAAAAGCTTTCTTTAGTATACTCGTTGGATTTTTCGAGGTGTACATTGCAATTGTGTTGGCCAAATAGTGTTTTCGAATCAGACCCTTCCGATAAATATAGGAGTTGGCCATATAGTTTTTGTCACTCATCATCCTCTCGTGATCCAAATCCTCGTACTCTGCAAACACAAACGTCTTTCCCGAAACTCTGCTGTTCAAGTACTTGTCCAGAGCTTGTTTTAAAGGCTCGAAAAGATACGCATCGGCTGGGTAGCCAATGAAAACAGAATCGGAGCTACTTTTCGGAGAATTTCTATATGTTAGAATAGAACTCTGTCCAACTTACTCAATGATCAGCTCACCAGTGTTGAGATCATCGACCTCTTTGAATGCTGCCTTCAGAGCTGTAACGGAAACAAGTCCTTGGTCCACGGCTCTAGCGTCATTCAGAACGCTCTCATCTCCGAGATTCTGGTGCACAGAGTCAAAGTCTGGAGTCCACTTAAAGGTCTTTCCGTGAGTAACGCTCTGGTCCACAATATCGGAGGCTGGTTGCTCAGGACTTTCGGATTTAGCGGTGTACAGAGACTTCGTCCATTTGTTATCAAGTGTTGGGGTCATCACACACTTAGTTTTGCCGAGCTTCAGGCTCTTTCTCAGCGGAACATTGACGGTATACAAATCAACGCGGTCATCCCACACTGAAACCAGTTTCTCGATGAGTTTGACCGAGACCAACGAGGCCTCAGTTAGAATTTTAGGGTCGTTGAAAGAATCGGCTTCGAAAGCGTAAGACACAGCAATCGCTTTCTTGCCGTGCTGTACACCCTCCATTGCTCCTCCAATGGTTCCACTAGACAAAGAGTACAGTGCGGAACAGTTTCTTCCAACATTTGGTCCACTGATCACAAGATCGACAGGCTTTTTGGCAATATAGTTGATTCCAATGTCCGCGCAGGTGGCAGGAGTTCCGTCCAGAAGACACCACTCTTTCATGTTGGGGTCCTTGGCAAGATCGGCATTGGGATGGGAGAACGGCCCGTGGAAAGAACTATCTGCTGGTTGGTCAATCGCAGAGTAGATATAGGAGGCAGAGATGTCTTTTCCTGCCAAGTGGGCCTTTCCAATCCATGACTTCTGGGAGGCGGGCACGCAGATGGTCAACTCCCAGTTGGTTAACTTCTGGATAGCCTCGACGAGAAACTTGACGTATGGACTTGCGGTCTCGTGCGGAGCACCGTCGTCGTTGGTCAGAAGAACGtgcatttttttcacgAGATTTTATTTCAGGAATAAAATTCCGTGCATATGATCTTATTTAAATGCTAGGCACGATTATATAATTCATAAACACACGGGTGCATGTGCACCTTACCCTTCCTAATGCGATAACTATCTTACTACATGAGTCATAGGATTGTATAAGTTAATACCTGTTCCAGGATAAGTTACCATGGGGTGCAACCTAAACATAAAATTAAAAGATCGATAATTAATTTTCGACGTTGATATATATCATGCTATAATCTTGAAAATCTATGATTCAAAGGTCGTTGCTGAAGAGATGGACCAACGTTTATTCCTGAAATATTTCTGACTTAGTCCTGATTTCGGGCGACAAAGTAGAATACTGCCCTACAGCGTACTCCTATTAAGGGTAATTTTTCCTATTCTAATTTATCTAGTGAATTTCATTAAGGATCGGGTCCAAAGACTATATTCGGCAACTAAGCTTATACCACGCGCTCTTTTGGCAAAATGTCAATCAGCAAGTCGTCTGGGCTTAGTTTCAAGTGCGACTTCTTGTATTCTTTGAGCAAATCGAAGTATTTGTCGAACAGGTAAGACGAGTCCAAGGGACCTCCCTTGGCCTCTGGGTGGAACTGGGTCGAGAAAATCGGCCTGGTTTTGTGGATCATTCCCTCGTTCGACAGATCGTTCAGGTTGATGAAGTACTCTTGGAAGTCTGGATGCAGGGTCTTTGCATCAACGGCGTATCCGTGGTTCTGGGAGGTGATATGACACTTGCCGGAGAGAAGGTCCAAAGCCGGAATGTTGTGAGCTCTATTTCCGTACTTCAGCTTCACGGTCTTGGCTCCAGAGGCCAAtgcaagcagctggtgtCCAAGACAGATACCGAAAATTGGCAGATCTGGGAACTTTTCCATGGTCTCTTTCAAATTTTCGACGGTGGCAGAACAGTGTGTTGGATCGCCAGGGCCGTTCGAGATGAAAACACCGTCAAACTTGTCGGCACTCTTCTGGATCGGATAATTGTAAGGAAGAACAGTGATAGAGGCGCCACGGGACACCAGGGAGCGTAGAATGTTCTCCTTGACACCACAGTCTAGCACAGCAACATGGTACTTGGCATTAGGCGAAGGAACATGGAAAGGAGCTTTGGTAGTGACCTTGTGCACCAAATTCACAGAGCTAGGGTCATCGAAAGCCGCGTCTTCATCAGCATCGTATGTTTCGCCAATACTTAGCTTGGCCAGACTGGAGCCCTGCTCTCTCAGATAAGTCACCAATTCTCTGGTGTCAACGCCAGTGATGGCAGCAACACCCTCACGTTTGCACCATTGGCTCAGACTCTCGACGGCCGTCCAATGAGAGTATTGCAGAGCCACATCGCTGACAACAATACCAATACATTGGATATGTGGCGACTCAAAATACTTT
Encoded proteins:
- a CDS encoding Carbamoyl-phosphate synthase arginine-specific small chain, which translates into the protein MFRTFTKLALPAIRWNSIRLSSTKSLDRATLTIRDGPIFNGYSFGADKNVSGEAVFTTSLVGYPESMTDPSYRGQILVFTQPLIGNYGVPSGTARDEYNLLKYFESPHIQCIGIVVSDVALQYSHWTAVESLSQWCKREGVAAITGVDTRELVTYLREQGSSLAKLSIGETYDADEDAAFDDPSSVNLVHKVTTKAPFHVPSPNAKYHVAVLDCGVKENILRSLVSRGASITVLPYNYPIQKSADKFDGVFISNGPGDPTHCSATVENLKETMEKFPDLPIFGICLGHQLLALASGAKTVKLKYGNRAHNIPALDLLSGKCHITSQNHGYAVDAKTLHPDFQEYFINLNDLSNEGMIHKTRPIFSTQFHPEAKGGPLDSSYLFDKYFDLLKEYKKSHLKLSPDDLLIDILPKERVV
- a CDS encoding Tubulin-tyrosine ligase, with translation MHVLLTNDDGAPHETASPYVKFLVEAIQKLTNWELTICVPASQKSWIGKAHLAGKDISASYIYSAIDQPADSSFHGPFSHPNADLAKDPNMKEWCLLDGTPATCADIGINYIAKKPVDLVISGPNVGRNCSALYSLSSGTIGGAMEGVQHGKKAIAVSYAFEADSFNDPKILTEASLVSVKLIEKLVSVWDDRVDLYTVNVPLRKSLKLGKTKCVMTPTLDNKWTKSLYTAKSESPEQPASDIVDQSVTHGKTFKWTPDFDSVHQNLGDESVLNDARAVDQGLVSVTALKAAFKEVDDLNTGELIIENSPKSSSDSVFIGYPADAYLFEPLKQALDKYLNSRVSGKTFVFAEYEDLDHERMMSDKNYMANSYIYRKGLIRKHYLANTIAMYTSKNPTSILKKAFPETYQLELDYAEFLDDSLDESYELRQDLEQNEQTLSKTYILKPSMSDKGQGIRIFQTIDQLQYIFDSFEESEENGDENAVITSQLRHFIVQEYIANPLLLPVYENRKFHIRTYVLCVGDLRVLVYQRMLMLFSDKPYHRDFDNIDGHLTNTCLQGDTDKLVVVELRKSVLPEFSQNQIRESINLIVGELFKAATNDKINFQPLPNCFETFGIDFVVDEDLNVSLLEVNSYPDFKQTGDDLKGLIYELFDGIVQQAVVPFFGGKLTIPSSFKQVLELA
- a CDS encoding Transcriptional regulatory protein RXT2; its protein translation is MKSNDSVEKDLLRFKLAVLNSPGFTAKDLVVGVPDGDASVFSNRGNKLLYNSDGVDYTNLNSYRDDLKLVKIEEIDPETGEKRPRYVIRRKDQTVEEIIQRELDDEFGIVDEDDEYKQDYDSVQGLFDSVDVAEILAPITHPTNIVERKTLERIYKSTHLEDLAEQTIELIEKEQDNVIQLSKLMSVFLGDCPDDLLADNLKLPNYDHNLDLEKQIAGSDENGLNRDMDATQEEDEDEGQNGNGQAQDSRKINEHIKDPFFKLPEYKRDPNFGIRKAEDAEESRQLIQIALQRNEEFIRSLTTIRNGFIRADRVKNNIYKWSKEMAEENYDKSEESE